From Bacteroidia bacterium, the proteins below share one genomic window:
- a CDS encoding succinate dehydrogenase/fumarate reductase iron-sulfur subunit — MKLTLKIWRQRNKNAHGEMKSYQVDNISDDMSFLEMIDVLNEDLVEKNDDPVAFDHDCREGICGMCSMVINGQPHGPGKGITTCQLHMREFKDGDTIYIEPFRADSFPIVKDLVVDRSAFDRIQQAGGYISVNTSGNTIDANTIPVPKENADTAFDSATCIGCGACVAACKNSSAILFVSAKVSQFALLPQGETERKERVLKMVEQMDQEGFGSCTNIGDCAAECPKEISLENIARLNREYLAASLKSK; from the coding sequence ATGAAACTTACATTAAAAATCTGGAGACAGAGAAATAAAAACGCTCATGGCGAAATGAAATCTTATCAAGTGGATAACATCTCTGATGATATGTCTTTTCTTGAGATGATAGATGTATTAAATGAAGACTTGGTGGAAAAGAATGATGATCCGGTTGCATTTGACCACGATTGCCGCGAAGGAATTTGTGGAATGTGTTCGATGGTAATCAATGGTCAACCTCATGGACCCGGCAAAGGAATAACAACTTGTCAATTACACATGCGTGAATTTAAAGACGGAGATACAATTTATATTGAGCCTTTCCGTGCAGATTCATTTCCAATTGTAAAAGATTTAGTTGTGGATCGTTCTGCTTTTGATAGAATTCAACAAGCCGGAGGTTATATCTCAGTTAACACCAGCGGTAATACAATCGATGCGAATACAATACCGGTTCCAAAAGAAAATGCTGACACAGCCTTTGATTCTGCTACTTGCATAGGGTGTGGAGCATGTGTTGCAGCATGTAAGAACTCTTCTGCAATCTTATTTGTCAGTGCTAAAGTTTCTCAATTTGCATTACTGCCCCAAGGTGAGACTGAAAGAAAAGAAAGAGTGCTGAAAATGGTTGAACAGATGGACCAAGAAGGCTTTGGTTCGTGTACCAACATAGGTGATTGCGCTGCAGAATGTCCTAAGGAAATCAGCCTAGAAAACATTGCACGACTAAACCGAGAGTACCTCGCTGCTTCGTTGAAAAGTAAATAA
- a CDS encoding rhomboid family intramembrane serine protease, which yields MRSLIEDIKAGFNKGNNALRKLIIINAVVFIITAILGKFPSSWIKTLLESISLPHRFQDFILQPWSILTYIFLHAGFWHILSNMLWLYFIGEIFRSFVGNKHIYRTFLWGGITGGILFLLVLNLLPHYADMTSSIHLVGASGGVTAIIVAAAVFTPEFEIRPFGLFNIKLKWIAIAFIVYNLLSLGTGDNDGGILAHLGGAIFGYLYVKWMRGQLPLPDFTGIFNFKKRGTKPNRNFKVHINPNRQPQTNSSIETSQKEIDIILDKISKSGYDSLSKKEKELLFKASKEL from the coding sequence ATGAGAAGTCTTATTGAAGATATAAAAGCCGGATTTAATAAAGGAAATAATGCCTTACGCAAACTAATTATCATCAATGCTGTTGTATTTATTATCACAGCCATTTTAGGGAAGTTTCCTTCATCATGGATAAAGACTTTGTTAGAAAGCATTTCGCTGCCACATAGATTTCAAGACTTTATTTTGCAACCATGGTCAATTTTGACCTATATATTCTTACATGCTGGTTTCTGGCATATATTATCCAATATGTTATGGTTGTATTTTATTGGAGAAATATTCCGAAGTTTTGTTGGCAACAAACACATCTACCGAACTTTCCTTTGGGGTGGAATTACAGGCGGCATACTATTCTTACTCGTACTTAATCTTTTGCCTCATTATGCAGATATGACTTCGTCAATCCACTTAGTAGGTGCATCGGGTGGAGTAACTGCAATCATTGTTGCTGCTGCTGTTTTTACACCAGAGTTTGAGATTAGACCATTTGGATTATTCAACATTAAACTCAAATGGATTGCAATTGCATTTATAGTTTATAACTTGCTATCTTTAGGAACCGGAGACAATGATGGTGGTATTCTTGCACATCTTGGAGGTGCAATTTTTGGCTATTTATATGTGAAATGGATGCGTGGACAACTTCCTTTACCCGATTTCACAGGGATTTTTAATTTCAAAAAAAGAGGTACAAAACCCAACCGTAATTTTAAAGTACATATTAATCCCAATAGACAGCCTCAAACAAATAGTAGCATTGAAACATCTCAAAAGGAGATTGATATTATTCTTGACAAAATCTCTAAATCGGGGTATGACTCTTTATCTAAAAAAGAGAAAGAATTACTTTTCAAGGCAAGTAAGGAGTTATAA
- a CDS encoding OmpA family protein — translation MKRQFTLLLSIFMLVGTLVIQQGCSKVSMEKANELRETRQYAQAADMYTKLSSSKKLSKDLKQEATYKAAECYRKANEFGKAKRAYEKILRKEPKNSEALYQLGVLTMKEAAEQTNLDIYKRAKEYFQKYLAEVPGDANVNRKIASCDSAESWLTQESRFVVTNFREVNTKYSDYSPMISDKKDNAMFFVSDREGGYNKKKIYGGTGRFYSDVWIMEKEKLKRGKEKWGKPRLVTGEINAKFNDGVQDFDRRYSTLYFTRCNGTDGKTPFCKIYEAKKRGNDWVEVTVLPFCDVDSANYAHPALSPDGNKLYFTSDREGGYGGYDLYVVNYVKRGHTWSDPINLGTTINTEKDEMFPYYNSHDNSLYFSSNGHIGMGGLDIFKSEGTGNDWSEPENLRFPLNTGADDFGITFDNNDQFHGFFSSNRPGGRGAEDIYEFKILPLYFKLVGTVTDCKTGKPLANSLVEITNDLDTVKISLRTNEDGDYDTVVLAEKATYKISVTNREAYYFDAEDNPRVITTVGLKKSHTFIEDFCLNPQLDFAKVLPIFYDLDKANIKPAAAKVLSDSLLPLLLKYPKIRIELGSHTDCRSSYAYNISLSQRRADSAVSYLISRGIDPRRIIAKGYGESQLINDCACEGRDIVANTKYDLGLSPINNLPIVAKKKIESGDQYTYKDYAPNEIKVVNNVKFVPCDEFQHSQNRRTTFRILDVNFDSSVQVLNSDDPNNKNAQIVIVKLEKAGEIYKGQVSANNAPPAGPSMFIESNKLEISLTELKNLIERKAITPEALQGVSPQQILSGKVPPGASVKVTSLLIGTKESGKTYDNVELQISTFPASFRLGFKALDSLFGATFDKEESELALTHINKQALLEGPINSKLTTKEEPKVDWNAIPGVIKLKIVEESGVKYISVMLNDKEPMLFSFDFMGRNTWIDVPSAVKLYQSKTITKKDFADGDKFKAEGVKFPSNQFEFEKMQLGEAVVTGVKFKISDKADYPALGKAFFRNFKDWHEEGGYIYLVPKPERGKK, via the coding sequence ATGAAAAGACAATTTACCCTACTGTTAAGTATCTTTATGTTGGTTGGCACTCTTGTTATTCAACAAGGTTGCAGCAAAGTGTCAATGGAGAAAGCAAATGAGTTGAGAGAAACACGTCAATACGCCCAGGCTGCCGACATGTACACAAAACTATCTTCGAGCAAGAAGCTCTCTAAAGACTTAAAACAAGAAGCAACCTACAAAGCCGCTGAATGTTATAGAAAAGCAAATGAATTTGGAAAAGCAAAACGTGCTTACGAAAAAATCTTGCGCAAAGAACCAAAAAATAGTGAAGCACTTTATCAATTGGGCGTTCTTACTATGAAAGAGGCAGCAGAACAAACCAATTTGGACATTTACAAACGTGCAAAAGAATATTTTCAAAAATATCTGGCAGAAGTTCCCGGTGATGCAAATGTGAATCGCAAAATTGCAAGTTGTGATTCGGCAGAAAGTTGGCTTACCCAAGAATCCAGATTTGTTGTAACAAACTTTAGAGAGGTCAATACAAAATACAGTGATTATTCACCCATGATTTCAGATAAAAAAGACAATGCTATGTTCTTTGTTTCTGATAGAGAAGGCGGTTACAATAAGAAAAAAATCTATGGTGGTACCGGTAGATTTTACTCTGATGTTTGGATAATGGAAAAAGAAAAACTAAAGAGAGGAAAAGAAAAATGGGGCAAACCCAGACTAGTTACCGGTGAAATCAACGCCAAGTTTAATGATGGCGTTCAAGACTTTGACAGAAGATATTCTACACTTTATTTCACAAGATGTAATGGCACAGATGGTAAAACACCTTTTTGTAAAATATATGAAGCCAAAAAACGCGGTAATGACTGGGTTGAGGTAACAGTGCTCCCATTCTGTGATGTGGACAGTGCCAATTATGCACATCCTGCGCTTTCACCCGATGGAAACAAATTGTATTTCACTTCTGATAGAGAAGGGGGATATGGAGGATACGATTTGTATGTGGTTAATTATGTAAAAAGAGGACACACTTGGAGCGACCCAATTAATTTAGGCACAACAATCAATACAGAGAAAGATGAAATGTTCCCATATTACAACAGCCATGACAATAGCCTCTATTTCTCATCAAACGGACATATTGGAATGGGTGGATTGGATATATTTAAAAGTGAAGGAACAGGTAACGATTGGTCAGAACCCGAAAATTTAAGGTTTCCTTTGAATACCGGTGCAGATGACTTTGGAATCACGTTTGACAACAATGACCAATTTCACGGATTTTTCTCATCAAACAGACCGGGCGGAAGAGGTGCAGAAGATATTTATGAGTTTAAAATATTGCCTTTGTACTTTAAATTGGTTGGAACAGTAACTGATTGTAAAACAGGAAAGCCATTAGCTAACTCTTTAGTTGAAATCACAAACGATTTAGATACAGTTAAAATATCTTTAAGAACAAATGAGGATGGTGATTATGACACCGTAGTATTAGCAGAAAAAGCAACTTACAAAATCTCTGTAACTAACAGAGAAGCTTATTACTTTGATGCAGAAGACAATCCAAGAGTGATTACCACTGTAGGATTAAAGAAATCACACACGTTTATAGAAGATTTTTGTTTGAACCCTCAGTTAGATTTTGCAAAGGTGCTTCCTATTTTCTATGACTTAGACAAGGCGAATATCAAACCTGCTGCTGCTAAAGTACTTTCAGACTCATTATTACCTTTATTATTAAAATATCCAAAAATCAGAATTGAGTTGGGCTCTCATACAGACTGTCGTTCATCTTATGCGTATAATATTTCACTTTCTCAGCGAAGAGCAGATTCAGCGGTATCATACTTAATCAGCAGAGGAATTGACCCTCGCAGAATTATTGCAAAAGGATATGGCGAATCTCAATTAATAAATGATTGTGCATGCGAAGGAAGAGACATTGTAGCAAACACAAAATATGACTTGGGTCTTAGTCCAATTAATAATCTGCCAATAGTTGCAAAGAAGAAAATTGAGAGTGGTGATCAATATACTTATAAAGATTATGCACCCAATGAGATTAAGGTTGTAAACAATGTAAAATTTGTACCTTGTGATGAGTTTCAACACTCTCAAAACAGAAGAACAACATTTAGAATTTTGGACGTGAACTTTGATTCAAGTGTTCAAGTATTAAACTCTGACGACCCTAACAATAAAAATGCTCAAATTGTAATTGTGAAACTGGAGAAAGCAGGTGAAATCTATAAAGGACAAGTGTCTGCAAATAATGCACCTCCTGCAGGTCCTTCCATGTTTATAGAATCTAATAAGTTAGAGATATCGTTAACAGAACTTAAAAACTTGATTGAACGCAAAGCTATTACACCAGAAGCATTACAAGGTGTTTCTCCACAACAAATCCTGAGTGGCAAAGTGCCTCCGGGTGCTTCTGTAAAAGTAACTTCGTTATTAATCGGAACTAAAGAATCAGGCAAAACCTACGATAATGTTGAATTACAAATAAGCACTTTCCCTGCTTCTTTTAGACTTGGTTTCAAAGCATTAGATTCGTTGTTTGGAGCTACTTTTGACAAAGAAGAAAGTGAGCTAGCTTTAACACACATAAACAAACAAGCACTGCTTGAAGGTCCTATAAATTCAAAATTGACCACGAAAGAAGAACCAAAAGTTGACTGGAATGCAATACCCGGAGTGATAAAGCTAAAAATAGTTGAAGAAAGCGGTGTGAAGTACATCTCTGTTATGTTAAATGATAAAGAACCCATGTTGTTTAGTTTTGACTTTATGGGAAGAAACACATGGATTGATGTTCCTTCCGCAGTAAAATTATATCAATCAAAAACTATTACTAAGAAGGATTTTGCTGATGGAGATAAGTTTAAAGCTGAAGGCGTTAAGTTCCCAAGCAATCAATTTGAATTTGAAAAAATGCAATTAGGCGAAGCTGTAGTTACCGGTGTGAAATTTAAAATTTCGGATAAAGCGGATTATCCTGCATTAGGAAAAGCATTCTTTAGAAACTTTAAAGACTGGCATGAAGAAGGAGGGTATATTTATCTTGTACCAAAACCTGAACGCGGAAAAAAATAA
- a CDS encoding phosphoribosylformylglycinamidine cyclo-ligase gives MSDRYEKRGVSSQKEDVHKAIKNIDKGLYNNTFCKIIPDVLGGNKEYCNIIHADGAGTKSSLAYIYWKETGDLNVWKGVAQDAIVMNLDDMLCVGATDNFLLSSTIGRNKSRIPGEVIGAIINGTQEFIDSLSRYGVNIISGGGETADIGDLVKTLVIDSTMTARLPRKNVVEIKIKPGDVIVGFASFGQATYESFYNAGMGSNGLTSARHDVFHSLYRSKYPESFDEQIPVELAYTGSLKLTDKIEGYPYDAGKMVLSPTRTYSPLLKQIIQEHSNKISGIIHCTGGAQTKVLHFIDKLKIIKDNLFETPILFKTIQQESGTAWKEMYKVFNMGHRLEIYTDVNTANTLIDIAGSFNIEGKIIGRVEESNKKELHIHSPEGVITY, from the coding sequence ATGAGCGATAGATATGAAAAGCGCGGGGTTTCTTCTCAAAAAGAAGATGTTCATAAAGCCATAAAAAACATTGACAAAGGTCTTTATAACAACACCTTTTGCAAAATTATACCTGATGTATTAGGTGGGAACAAAGAGTATTGCAATATTATACATGCAGACGGTGCAGGTACCAAATCATCATTAGCATATATCTATTGGAAAGAAACCGGAGACTTAAATGTATGGAAAGGTGTAGCACAAGACGCTATAGTGATGAACCTTGATGATATGTTATGTGTAGGGGCAACTGATAATTTCCTGCTCTCTAGTACTATAGGTAGAAACAAATCCCGTATTCCCGGTGAAGTTATTGGTGCTATCATCAATGGAACACAAGAGTTTATTGATTCTCTCAGCCGATACGGTGTCAATATTATTTCAGGTGGAGGTGAAACCGCTGATATTGGAGATTTGGTTAAAACATTGGTCATTGATTCCACAATGACTGCCAGACTGCCTCGCAAGAATGTAGTTGAAATAAAAATCAAACCGGGCGATGTAATTGTGGGCTTTGCTTCATTTGGACAAGCTACTTATGAGAGTTTCTATAATGCGGGAATGGGTAGCAATGGACTTACCTCTGCCCGACATGATGTGTTTCATTCTTTATATAGATCCAAATATCCTGAGAGCTTTGATGAACAAATTCCAGTTGAATTAGCCTATACAGGATCGCTTAAGTTGACCGACAAAATTGAAGGCTACCCGTATGATGCTGGGAAAATGGTGCTTTCGCCTACACGAACCTATTCACCTCTGCTTAAACAAATAATTCAGGAACACAGCAATAAAATTAGTGGTATCATACATTGCACAGGTGGTGCGCAAACAAAGGTGTTACATTTTATTGATAAATTGAAAATCATAAAAGATAATTTGTTTGAAACACCAATTCTTTTCAAAACAATCCAGCAAGAATCCGGTACTGCTTGGAAGGAAATGTATAAAGTATTTAATATGGGACATAGACTTGAAATTTATACTGATGTCAATACTGCCAATACATTGATTGATATTGCGGGTTCTTTTAATATTGAAGGTAAAATAATTGGGAGGGTCGAAGAGTCAAATAAAAAAGAGCTACACATTCACTCTCCTGAAGGCGTTATTACATATTAA
- the lptC gene encoding LPS export ABC transporter periplasmic protein LptC has product MKILQGKIWVESKLASYFLLLCMMLIHSCSSNKKEKINQMDKLQEMLTTETADDIEIEYTDSGFLKAVLTSPKAISRRGNENSYTEMPTGLLAKFYNQKKEIESTVSAEYGIKYEQEHKIILRKNVDVVNVKNERLNTEELIWDQNTKKIYTDKFVKITTPTEILTGYGLVADEDFSNWVIKKASGEFNLE; this is encoded by the coding sequence ATGAAAATTCTGCAAGGTAAAATATGGGTTGAATCTAAATTGGCATCCTACTTTTTGTTGCTGTGCATGATGTTAATTCACTCTTGTTCATCAAATAAAAAGGAAAAAATCAACCAAATGGATAAGTTGCAAGAAATGCTTACAACAGAGACAGCGGATGATATTGAAATTGAATACACAGATTCAGGATTTCTCAAAGCTGTTCTTACCTCTCCGAAAGCAATTTCAAGACGTGGGAATGAAAATTCCTACACAGAAATGCCAACAGGTTTATTAGCCAAATTTTACAACCAAAAAAAAGAAATTGAAAGTACTGTTTCTGCGGAGTATGGGATAAAATATGAGCAAGAACATAAGATAATCCTACGAAAGAATGTTGACGTAGTAAATGTTAAGAATGAAAGGCTCAACACCGAAGAGTTAATTTGGGACCAAAATACTAAGAAAATTTATACCGATAAATTTGTAAAAATAACCACACCAACAGAGATTCTTACAGGCTATGGACTTGTAGCTGATGAGGATTTTAGTAATTGGGTAATAAAAAAAGCAAGTGGTGAGTTTAATTTAGAGTAA
- a CDS encoding DegT/DnrJ/EryC1/StrS family aminotransferase yields the protein MRPIAMVDLHGQYQKIKKEILNGIESVIESTAFINGNDVLEFSTELASFMQVQHVIPCANGTDALQIALMALDLEQDDEIIIPSFNYVALAEVVKLLKLKPVYADVHPTYYTLDPQSVRDKLTSKTKVIAPVHLFGQCAPMEELLQIAKEHNLFIIEDNAQAIGAEYTFSDGTKIKAGTMGTIGTTSFFPSKNLGCYGDGGAIFTQDAELGKKIKSIANHGQRVKYIHDLVGVNSRLDTIQAVILRAKLPHLVEYNLARNQVAAFYDTAFKHLAPFIEIPQRAPYSDHVFHQYTLVLNGINREDFKTFLATHHIPTMVYYPIPIHQQNAYQTKDILPVSEHLANCVVSLPISTEMDEEQLNYIVECVKLFVQQVKSASER from the coding sequence ATGCGTCCTATTGCAATGGTTGACCTACATGGTCAATATCAAAAAATTAAAAAAGAGATTTTAAACGGTATCGAGTCTGTAATCGAATCAACAGCATTCATTAACGGCAACGATGTACTGGAATTTTCGACAGAACTCGCATCTTTCATGCAAGTGCAACACGTGATACCTTGTGCTAATGGAACCGATGCTTTGCAAATTGCATTGATGGCTCTGGACTTAGAACAAGATGACGAAATTATAATCCCATCTTTTAATTATGTTGCGTTGGCAGAGGTGGTCAAACTGCTAAAACTAAAACCTGTTTATGCAGATGTTCATCCAACGTATTACACACTTGACCCTCAATCTGTAAGAGATAAATTAACAAGTAAAACGAAGGTTATAGCTCCCGTACATCTTTTTGGGCAATGTGCACCCATGGAAGAATTACTGCAAATCGCAAAAGAGCATAATCTTTTTATAATAGAAGATAATGCCCAAGCCATTGGCGCTGAATATACGTTTTCTGATGGTACCAAAATAAAAGCAGGCACTATGGGTACAATTGGTACTACATCTTTTTTCCCTTCAAAAAACTTAGGTTGTTATGGTGATGGCGGTGCTATCTTCACGCAAGATGCAGAATTGGGCAAAAAGATTAAGAGTATAGCAAATCATGGTCAAAGAGTGAAGTATATCCATGATTTAGTCGGTGTAAATTCAAGATTGGATACAATTCAAGCAGTGATTTTGAGAGCTAAGCTACCTCATCTTGTTGAATATAATCTTGCAAGGAATCAAGTTGCTGCATTTTATGATACTGCTTTTAAACATTTAGCTCCTTTTATAGAAATTCCACAACGAGCCCCATACTCTGACCATGTATTTCATCAATATACATTGGTGTTGAATGGAATAAACAGAGAGGATTTCAAAACGTTTTTGGCAACACATCATATTCCAACCATGGTCTATTATCCAATTCCCATTCATCAACAGAATGCATATCAAACGAAAGACATACTGCCGGTGTCTGAACACTTAGCTAATTGTGTTGTGTCTCTTCCCATTAGCACTGAAATGGATGAAGAACAATTGAATTATATAGTTGAGTGCGTCAAGTTGTTTGTACAACAAGTAAAGTCCGCTTCAGAACGTTAA
- a CDS encoding O-antigen ligase family protein, giving the protein MKQLLKETKGLFLLSKSIFIQLLLILLSSFGGSIVASIVVLGVIGWNLSKQRLGDALILFLVILLFSDSVMPMFENAGNAKELVAILMFLYILFKTKNPIQHSFINYFWAYLLVALIGLFLVNFEFIGLQKLISYGLMIIIVPAALTHIFNRPGGITFLRKWLFVFVSLYAISIIMSRINPEGFAHFGRFNGIHRNPNGVGIFSALFIMNIALIKDKFPRLFSPRMYWIFIGIFLFTILLSASRSALMALGVFMLFRTIRVKFFSGLVLTLAIASAYGVLTAWIETLIIDFGLQSEFRLETISYASGRIYVWDACWREIQGNYWLGYGFTYAEYSHWDKKWYAEIPMLIHNYGNIHNSYLTIWLNTGLLGLIAFLSGVIILVYRSQHKSHTIAPLFFGALVIGIFESYMVASLNPYTWQLWFGFTIAALTPKKFIKKRKIPISNISLPPQIQST; this is encoded by the coding sequence GTGAAGCAACTTCTCAAAGAAACAAAGGGATTATTCTTACTTAGCAAGAGTATTTTTATCCAACTGCTACTGATTCTTCTTTCATCTTTTGGAGGTTCCATTGTTGCTTCAATAGTTGTGTTGGGTGTGATTGGTTGGAATCTTAGCAAACAGCGATTGGGAGACGCACTCATTCTCTTTCTTGTGATTCTGTTGTTCTCAGACAGCGTAATGCCTATGTTTGAAAATGCCGGTAATGCAAAAGAATTAGTTGCTATCTTGATGTTTCTCTACATTCTATTTAAGACTAAGAATCCTATTCAGCACTCTTTTATTAACTACTTCTGGGCATATTTATTAGTGGCTTTGATTGGATTGTTTTTAGTGAACTTCGAATTTATCGGGTTGCAAAAACTCATTTCCTATGGACTCATGATTATCATAGTTCCGGCAGCGCTAACACACATATTTAACCGACCGGGTGGAATAACTTTCCTCAGAAAATGGCTTTTTGTTTTTGTAAGTTTATATGCCATTAGTATAATCATGTCGCGTATAAATCCTGAAGGCTTTGCTCACTTTGGCAGATTCAATGGAATTCATAGGAATCCCAATGGTGTAGGGATATTCTCTGCGTTATTTATAATGAATATTGCACTTATAAAGGATAAATTTCCAAGATTGTTCTCGCCTAGGATGTATTGGATTTTTATAGGCATTTTTCTATTTACAATTTTACTTAGCGCATCTCGAAGTGCTTTGATGGCATTAGGGGTTTTCATGTTGTTTAGAACCATTAGGGTAAAATTCTTTTCCGGTTTGGTATTAACATTAGCGATTGCATCTGCGTATGGGGTTCTTACAGCATGGATTGAAACACTGATAATAGATTTCGGTTTACAATCTGAGTTTAGGTTAGAAACCATTTCTTATGCATCAGGCAGGATTTATGTCTGGGATGCATGTTGGAGAGAAATTCAAGGAAATTACTGGCTTGGCTATGGGTTTACTTATGCAGAATATTCTCATTGGGATAAAAAATGGTATGCAGAAATCCCCATGCTTATTCATAATTACGGGAATATTCATAATTCTTACCTCACAATTTGGTTGAATACCGGCTTGTTGGGGCTGATTGCTTTTTTATCGGGAGTAATTATATTGGTATATCGTTCGCAACATAAATCTCACACTATTGCTCCTTTGTTCTTTGGTGCACTTGTTATCGGCATTTTTGAAAGTTATATGGTAGCATCTTTAAATCCTTATACCTGGCAACTATGGTTTGGATTTACAATTGCTGCCTTAACACCAAAGAAGTTTATTAAGAAAAGAAAAATACCGATATCAAATATATCTTTGCCACCCCAAATTCAATCCACATAA